A single window of Anopheles moucheti chromosome 2, idAnoMoucSN_F20_07, whole genome shotgun sequence DNA harbors:
- the LOC128307349 gene encoding dynein regulatory complex subunit 2: MGKKKGGNKNKLAKMSDEERARYLQHRADMEEEARRRKQQLIATFMKNKLKREDAFARLNLAKINQEWRSILRNIKCKELKEEVEAVEKTCTECIENKNAVIKRLLCDLDESEDLYSTMLHAHMERVEKIIRIHNDRVNFLMELYELDKKEIIENYEREMELYKSKKFELQKDLECVFYGLAEKARTDRIRNEEEHMLKKDELKNSMILKLEMITKEREREMERLWKEFQRVLNLYLRNTEEYRNEYNTLRDQDSSDTKNIQDHYAEVARLSDQIADLRLKLATLKEEHEFNMKQMQKSKAELQHRVQNLKQEMELGTRLDQEQLKTLAVYSNDAIKHLQGMLKKVKSIYQIASFCKKYETESEDLLPFVQRPKESQGGPSELPGSDRALALPSTTDPTMDSFKREVFDTAELFESFWMRFNKARIDVACLREEKQQLIDQNEQLKAHLKDYLITVNMNSGGPVESHVDLLTKRPTSMKIEKLVRIDEQVLVQEGTRKTVRFRAGGQRPEQRPVTCIEGNLSNAIRNVRLLGVRAKSSDIYSMVRNTA, encoded by the exons atgggaaagaaaaaaggaggaaataaaaacaagcttGCCAAAATGTCCGACGAAGAGCGGGCCCGATATTTGCAGCATCGTGCCGACATGGAGGAAGAAGCAAGACGCCGCAAACAGCAACTGATAGCAACGTTTATGAAA aACAAGCTAAAACGGGAGGATGCCTTCGCGCGTCTTAATCTGGCCAAAATCAACCAAGAATGGCGCTCCATTTTGCGTAACATCAAGTGCAAAGAGCTGAAGGAGGAGGTCGAAGCGGTGGAGAAAACTTGCACCGAGTGTATCGAGAACAAGAATGCCGTCATCAAGCGTTTGTTGTGTGATTTGGACGAGTCGGAAGATTTGTACTCCACCATGCTGCATGCGCATATGGAACGTGTGGAGAAGATCATAC GTATTCATAACGATCGTGTCAACTTTCTCATGGAGCTGTACGAGCTGGATAAGAAGGAAATTATCGAAAACTACGAGCGAGAGATGGAGCTGTACAAATCGAAGAAGTTTGAGCTGCAGAAGGATCTGGAGTGTGTATTTTACGGTCTTGCCGAGAAGGCACGCACCGATCGGATCCGTAACGAGGAGGAACACATGCTCAAGAAGGACGAGCTGAAGAACTCG ATGATACTGAAGCTGGAAATGATCACCAAGGAGCGTGAGCGTGAAATGGAACGTCTGTGGAAGGAGTTCCAGCGGGTGCTGAATCTCTATCTACGCAACACGGAAGAGTACCGGAATGAGTACAACACGCTGCGTGATCAGGACTCTAGCGACACGAAAAACATCCAGGATCACTACGCCGAAGTTGCCCGCCTTAGTGATCAAATAGCTGATCTGCGCTTAAAGTTGGCCACCCTGAAGGAGGAGCACGAGTTCAACATGAAGCAGATGCAGAAAAGCAAGGCAGAGTTGCAGCACCGGGTGCAAAACCTTAAGCAGGAGATGGAACTCGGTACGCGACTGGACCAGGAACAGCTGAAAACGCTCGCTGTGTACAGTAACGACGCGATCAAACATCTGCAAGGGATGCTGAAGAAGGTGAAATCTATCTATCAGATAGCGAGCTTCTGCAAAAAGTACGAAACCGAGTCAGAAGATCTGCTACCATTCGTACAACGTCCGAAGGAGTCCCAGGGAGGACCGTCGGAGCTACCGGGTTCGGATCGAGCACTCGCCTTACCGTCCACCACCGACCCAACAATGGATTCCTTCAAGCGCGAGGTGTTTGACACGGCCGAACTGTTTGAAAGTTTCTGGATGCGGTTCAACAAGGCGCGCATTGATGTTGCGTGTCTGCGCGAGGAAAAGCAACAGCTGATAGACCAGAACGAACAGCTTAAAGCACATCTGAAGGACTACCTCATCACGGTGAACATGAACAGTGGTGGACCGGTCGAATCGCATGTAGATCTGCTCACCAAACGGCCGACCTCGATGAAGATCGAGAAGCTGGTACGCATCGACGAGCAGGTGCTGGTGCAGGAAGGGACGCGAAAAACGGTACGGTTCCGAGCCGGTGGACAACGACCTGAACAGCGGCCCGTCACCTGCATCGAAGGGAATCTCAGCAATGCGATCCGGAACGTGCGACTGCTGGGGGTTCGGGCGAAATCTTCCGATATCTACTCCATGGTGCGTAATACGGCATAA
- the LOC128307358 gene encoding general odorant-binding protein 71 has translation MDHRGWCVGRAVTVGVCAVIVLVFLLGTSQPVEGLRCSTGEGPSTEDVKRIVRTCLNKVTNSSSDNRTSDEYPNYDSSASDESDEETGHGDGSRQGTTGQSYYDRRYDGNDRGNGGMNRPEERGRRQQMDRRDQRNGDDRHGRSRMGDHGRERNDEERQMMLDYGRSYQRRKRQYYGVQGTSTSTGGEYMSYGRPPPQYGESVSGNGSRGGNSSTIERDRACLMQCFFEELKATNAEGFPEKHKVLHVITKDIREHELREFYIDSIQECFHMLALDNRLKDKCDYSMRFVTCLSDRFESNCDDWDSVTSAMF, from the coding sequence ATGGATCATCGAGGTTGGTGTGTTGGTAGAGCGGTCACTGTTGGCGTTTGTGCTGTGATCGTGCTTGTGTTCCTATTGGGAACATCCCAGCCAGTCGAGGGACTGCGATGCAGCACAGGTGAAGGTCCAAGTACGGAGGATGTTAAGCGAATCGTACGGACGTGCCTGAACAAGGTAACGAACAGCAGTTCGGACAATCGGACTAGTGACGAGTACCCGAACTATGATTCATCGGCATCAGACGAATCGGATGAGGAAACGGGTCACGGTGATGGCAGCAGACAAGGAACGACCGGCCAGTCTTACTATGACCGTCGTTACGATGGGAACGATCGAGGTAATGGAGGAATGAATCGTCCGGAGGAACGCGGTAGACGACAGCAGATGGATCGAAGAGACCAACGTAACGGAGATGATCGTCACGGACGTTCGAGAATGGGCGATCACGGAAGGGAGCGAAATGACGAAGAGCGCCAGATGATGCTCGACTACGGAAGAAGTTACCAACGGCGCAAACGGCAGTACTACGGAGTTCAAGGCACTTCCACCAGCACTGGTGGTGAGTATATGAGTTACGGGCGCCCACCTCCACAGTACGGCGAGTCGGTCAGTGGCAATGGATCACGCGGTGGGAACTCTTCAACGATCGAGCGCGATCGGGCCTGCCTGATGCAGTGTTTCTTCGAAGAGCTGAAAGCCACCAACGCGGAAGGTTTTCCCGAGAAGCACAAGGTGCTGCACGTCATCACGAAGGACATTCGTGAGCACGAGTTGCGTGAGTTTTACATCGACTCGATACAGGAGTGCTTCCACATGCTGGCGCTGGACAATCGGCTGAAGGACAAGTGTGACTACTCGATGCGCTTTGTGACGTGTCTGAGCGATCGGTTCGAGTCGAACTGTGACGATTGGGATAGTGTGACGTCCGCCATGTTTTAA
- the LOC128309574 gene encoding uncharacterized protein LOC128309574 translates to MASFDSILNLTSKSALQEDVDFTLQKARVEEAFEELLNDLEALERVETYLKKQAKDGELVWKELQQVAIVPNNYSKFQQLLRELDKKAKVVKECSTTDPITHFIRETIRQVRILSENSLLRPPSPPIIIKNRAEHETFRWARVIALQESKIESLTRKIEEHERKILERKAQRQRLQQRSEREKDEQLSASQHVLVEMKLEGDGIVQRLQDQLAAQPNFETTPDYLSLLDKHELKRKRIAKMEVQLQLWIKKYDKFIGEPMGALLELEDRMAGLEEWRDTVFRPQEDRLHQLQEQIGVFEAIALEEKIEEMRKLHAVRVLQRAWKRTLEVKLMKKKGKKGKKGKK, encoded by the coding sequence ATGGCGAGTTTTGATTCCATCCTCAATCTAACTTCCAAATCGGCGCTACAGGAAGATGTAGATTTTACCCTGCAGAAAGCACGTGTCGAGGAAGCTTTTGAGGAACTTTTGAACGATTTGGAAGCACTGGAGCGGGTGGAAACATATCTCAAGAAGCAAGCAAAGGACGGAGAGCTCGTCTGGAAGGAGTTACAACAGGTTGCGATAGTACCCAACAATTACTCAAAATTCCAACAGTTGCTAAGAGAGCTAGACAAAAAGGCGAAAGTAGTGAAGGAATGTTCAACAACCGATCCAATAACTCACTTTATTCGAGAGACGATAAGGCAAGTTCGAATCCTTAGCGAAAATTCTTTATTGCGTCCTCCGAGTCCTCCAATAATTATAAAGAACCGTGCCGAGCATGAAACATTCCGTTGGGCACGGGTAATAGCACTACAGGAAAGCAAAATAGAGTCACTAACCCGTAAGATTGAAGAACACGAGCGGAAGATCCTCGAGCGCAAAGCACAGCGCCAGCGACTTCAACAACGCagcgaaagggaaaaggaCGAACAGTTGAGCGCTTCGCAACATGTTCTGGTGGAGATGAAACTGGAAGGCGATGGAATTGTTCAGCGACTGCAGGACCAACTAGCCGCCCAGCCCAACTTTGAGACCACACCGGACTATCTGTCCCTGCTCGATAAACACGAGCTGAAGCGGAAACGTATCGCTAAGATGGAGGTCCAACTGCAGCTTTGGATAAAGAAGTACGACAAGTTCATTGGGGAACCAATGGGGGCTTTGCTGGAGCTGGAAGATCGAATGGCTGGCCTTGAAGAGTGGCGGGATACGGTGTTCCGACCCCAGGAAGACCGATTACATCAACTGCAGGAACAGATCGGTGTATTTGAGGCGATCGCGCTGGAAGAGAAAATTGAGGAAATGCGCAAGCTGCATGCGGTGCGAGTCCTGCAGCGTGCTTGGAAACGAACGCTGGAAGTGAAGCTAATGAAAAAGAAgggtaaaaaagggaaaaaaggaaagaagtgA
- the LOC128309572 gene encoding dynein regulatory complex protein 10-like: MGDSFEAVCAGDSEEDVAAVKAMVEKITSEIMAHGEEEYDSYDPESLQKVEFNIQINRVGMILGEMTQTLEVLFCLPIICQNGALLDACFEEDDKNVIKFLSQYIAANASATMSKDDIDVEQLTVPAGQLIELASLLAKKELHAATVGHVKQLPGVYRRFLSNIREFRKFTINKMKLTAQKDLAKEKILHRLWTRNERNKKEIRKIEDILVMKKEKLEESVQEKYAVIERYRKELEELGENSRDNIIKFMDDSDRQMFHYFERSDQRYENLLEEAAGTLKCYQQQLQEDLTVEKTNRLKKLKLTNQLQLWLHKYDKDAGERTHELKELVTKLTTRQQEYNRWKCNIFDPQEKKYFDAMEEKRQIEIREQEERIEAFMMNRAAKVLQRCWRSVAERKRKMRGKGRGRKGKGKRK; the protein is encoded by the exons ATGGGAGATAGCTTCGAGGCGGTCTGTGCCGGTGATTCCGAGGAAGATGTGGCCGCCGTCAAGGCAATGGTGGAGAAGATAACGTCAGAAATTATGGCGCACGGCGAAGAGGAGTACGATTCGTACGATCCGGAAAGCTTGCAGAAGGTGGAATTCAACATTCAGATCAACCGGGTAGGAATGATACTGGGGGAAATGACCCAAACGCTGGAGGTATTGTTCTGCCTGCCGATAATCTGTCAAAACGGGGCCCTGTTGGATGCTTGTTTTGAGGAGGATGATAAGAATGTGATAAAGTTTCTAAGTCAGTATATCGCCGCCAATGCGTCGGCGACGATGTCCAAGGATGATATTGAC GTTGAGCAGTTAACCGTGCCTGCAGGACAACTTATTGAACTGGCGTCACTTCTCGCGAAAAAAGAACTTCACGCAGCAACGGTTGGACACGTGAAGCAG CTTCCGGGTGTTTATCGACGCTTTCTTTCAAACATTCGCGAATTCCGCAAGTTTACGATCAACAAAATGAAGCTGACGGCACAGAAAGATCTTGCCAAGGAGAAGATTCTGCACCGACTGTGGACGCGCAACGAGCGTAACAAGAAGGAAATTCGAAAGATCGAGGACATCCTTGTGATGAAGAAGGAAAAGCTGGAGGAATCCGTGCAGGAGAAGTACGCCGTTATCGAGCGGTACCGCAAGGAGTTGGAAGAACTGGGAGAGAATTCTCGtgataatattataaaatttat GGATGATTCCGATCGGCAAATGTTCCACTACTTCGAGAGAAGTGATCAGCGGTATGAGAATTTGCTCGAGGAAGCGGCAGGTACGCTAAAATGCTACCAGCAGCAACTGCAGGAAGACTTGACGGTGGAGAAAACGAATCGTCTGAAGAAGCTGAAGCTTACCAATCAGTTGCAGCTGTGGCTCCACAAGTACGATAAGGATGCGGGTGAGCGGACACACGAGCTGAAGGAGCTGGTGACGAAGTTGACCACCCGGCAGCAGGAGTATAACCGGTGGAAGTGTAACATTTTCGATCCACAGGAGAAAAA GTACTTTGATGCGATGGAAGAAAAGCGACAGATTGAGATTCGTGAGCAAGAGGAACGGATCGAAGCGTTTATGATGAACCGGGCGGCGAAGGTACTTCAACGCTGCTGGCGTTCGGTTGCGGAGCGAAAGCGCAAGATGCGCGGTAAAGGTCGCGGTCGCAAAGGAAAGGGGAAGCGAAAGTAA
- the LOC128309573 gene encoding uncharacterized protein LOC128309573 encodes MLGHLVRRHIYCRCVYIVPTRTINVDSSTKLGFPCAYNDEETKKILNTINGQEVEELYKYNISKYRLKKIEGWRKKFGSFLSLEQVLELDGFGVTVLRKFYDSIVYGPKEDVAVAPKAINRDVKFTTPLLSAQMIPKINSCVSLHIGLDYVTWAHFKLAKEQPTALAGWNSYNISDRKLHINELIRNVSQMNRLIPAADVYVVENPPVAQASAMGSAVQTNINVQRSQLIGMLMLMLANRSSPFADGGSNHPTDGSIGSNVFFLKQYLSARLFGIFVGNERVSSEEVIRSIMERQLAPNEEALESKQSRLIIPSGLKIIYEENDSTEREFLGQSLLLGLTFLRLCIFKCEDSLKMFRR; translated from the exons ATGTTGGGACATCTGGTTCGCCGACATATCTACTGCCGGTGCGTGTACATCGTCCCGACGCGCACCATCAACGTGGACAGTTCGACCAAGCTCGGGTTTCCTTGCGCGTACAACGACGAGGAAACGAAGAAAATTCTCAACACAATCAATGGACAGGAAGTGGAGGAACTGTACAA ATACAATATCTCCAAGTACCGGTTGAAGAAAATTGAAGGATGGCGTAAAAAGTTCGGTTCCTTCCTTTCGCTGGAGCAGGTGCTCGAGCTGGACGGGTTCGGTGTGACGGTGCTGCGCAAATTCTACGACTCGATCGTGTACGGTCCAAAGGAAGATGTGGCAGTCGCACCGAAAGCAATTAATCGGGACGTTAAATTCACCACCCCGTTGCTTAGCGCCCAGATGATACCGAAAATCAACAGCTGCGTTTCGTTGCACATCGGGTTAGATTACGTAACCTGGGCGCACTTCAAGCTGGCAAAAGAACAACCAACCGCACTGGCAGGTTGGAACAGTTACAACATCAGCGACCGTAAGCTGCACATCAACGAGCTGATCCGGAACGTGTCGCAAATGAATCGTCTCATCCCGGCAGCGGATGTGTACGTGGTGGAAAACCCTCCCGTTGCACAAGCCTCGGCCATGGGGTCGGCCGTACAGACCAACATTAATGTGCAGCGTTCGCAGCTGATCGGTATGCTGATGCTAATGCTAGCCAACAGATCTTCGCCGTTTGCGGACGGTGGTTCGAACCATCCGACGGATGGTTCCATCGGTAGCAATGTGTTCTTCCTGAAGCAATACCTGTCCGCACGGTTGTTTGGTATCTTTGTCGGCAACGAACGGGTCTCGTCGGAGGAAGTCATCCGCTCGATCATGGAACGACAGCTCGCACCGAACGAGGAAGCACTCGAATCGAAGCAATCCCGTCTAATCATACCGTCAGGGTTGAAAATCATTTACGAGGAAAACGATAGTACCGAGCGCGAATTTCTTGGACAGTCCCTACTGCTTGGGTTAACGTTTTTGCGGCTTTGCATATTCAAATGCGAGGATagtttgaaaatgtttcgcCGATAA